A stretch of the Flavobacterium aquiphilum genome encodes the following:
- a CDS encoding prolyl oligopeptidase family serine peptidase, with amino-acid sequence MRTGLILSLCFLSANLVAQTKVTGNVVEYFGKEKIVTTAEGNVLHQFSDGYFLPADKKNGTLFNGQDPVAWQYAVGKFVNPNKQKGDWQSIKQDSVGVFSQKEMRSAFLFTEYNSPKEQIALLETTGGTRTYINGMPHEGDHYDFGYTLIPFKLRKGTNEFVYTKGRFGRVKSKIVIPSKSILFTKRDLTLPDVINGEKDEKWASIRVINATEKDLKNLVITAKLSSGETATYATDNIMPLFVRKVKFKVPAAKADYTGELKMKLTLSDKSGKVIDETEIPIQQRSATVHHERTFLSKVDNSVQYYSVAPALGSGQKALVLSVHGASVEARNQARAYKQKDWATIVAATNRRPFGFNWEDWGRIDALEVLAEAKKVFNTIPSQTYLTGHSMGGHGTWFLGTTYPGKFAAIAPCASYPDIATYGFDKGDEMNDQFKAFESINRSANSGRVKSIVKNLKQSGVYILHGDADSTVPISQVREMRQILSTFHPNFCYYEYPGGEHWYGDHSVDWFPIFEFFKRQSIPANKEVKEIDFYTATPAVSSTDYWIKLQQQIRPFDFSNINAKIDKQQINFKTDNVSILELDLPSLELKDEITININDQALKTTADKKAILALKDGKWAFINEINTAEKYADRQGGFKFAFNNNVVFVYATGGSAPEREWYQNRARFDAETFYYRGNGSIDVIPDSEFSLKKYKDRNVIIYGNASNNKAWNLLLKNSPIQINNQQVKVGDKILKGDDLAAYFVLPRKDSKIAMVGVVAGTSEAGMKATWANNYISGITGFPDVMIFKADLLLKGLPEMKVTGFFDNDWSTKTLEFLN; translated from the coding sequence ATGAGGACAGGATTAATACTCTCTTTGTGTTTTTTGAGTGCAAATTTAGTTGCACAAACAAAAGTCACTGGAAATGTTGTAGAATATTTCGGAAAGGAAAAAATTGTAACCACTGCCGAAGGAAATGTTTTGCATCAATTCAGCGATGGGTATTTTCTTCCTGCAGATAAAAAAAACGGTACCCTTTTTAACGGGCAAGATCCTGTAGCCTGGCAATATGCGGTTGGGAAATTCGTAAATCCAAATAAACAAAAAGGAGATTGGCAATCGATCAAACAAGATTCTGTTGGAGTTTTTAGCCAAAAAGAAATGAGATCAGCTTTTCTTTTTACAGAATATAATTCGCCAAAAGAACAAATTGCCCTTTTGGAAACTACTGGCGGAACACGCACTTACATCAATGGAATGCCTCACGAAGGCGATCACTATGATTTTGGATACACACTAATTCCTTTTAAATTACGCAAAGGAACAAATGAATTTGTGTACACAAAAGGTCGCTTTGGCAGGGTGAAATCTAAAATTGTAATTCCGTCAAAAAGTATACTTTTTACCAAACGCGATTTAACACTCCCAGATGTAATTAATGGAGAAAAAGATGAAAAATGGGCTTCAATCCGTGTCATCAATGCTACCGAAAAAGACTTAAAAAACCTTGTTATTACAGCAAAATTATCAAGTGGTGAAACCGCTACTTATGCAACAGACAACATTATGCCTTTGTTTGTCAGAAAAGTAAAATTCAAAGTTCCTGCTGCAAAAGCGGATTATACAGGTGAATTAAAAATGAAACTGACCCTTTCTGATAAGAGCGGAAAAGTGATAGACGAAACAGAAATACCTATTCAGCAACGTTCTGCCACGGTTCATCACGAGCGTACTTTTTTGAGCAAAGTAGACAACAGTGTACAATATTATAGTGTAGCTCCTGCATTGGGAAGTGGCCAAAAAGCCTTAGTTCTTTCAGTTCACGGTGCTTCGGTTGAAGCCCGTAACCAGGCTCGTGCTTACAAACAAAAAGACTGGGCAACTATTGTTGCTGCAACAAACCGTCGTCCTTTTGGTTTCAATTGGGAAGATTGGGGACGAATCGATGCTTTGGAAGTTTTGGCGGAAGCCAAAAAAGTATTCAATACAATCCCTTCACAAACTTATTTGACAGGACATTCGATGGGTGGCCATGGAACCTGGTTTTTGGGAACAACTTATCCAGGGAAATTTGCGGCTATTGCTCCTTGTGCCTCCTACCCTGACATCGCGACCTATGGATTCGATAAAGGTGATGAAATGAATGATCAGTTCAAAGCTTTTGAAAGCATCAACCGTTCAGCCAATTCAGGTCGTGTAAAGAGTATTGTAAAAAACCTGAAACAATCAGGTGTTTATATTCTTCATGGTGATGCCGACTCAACTGTACCTATTTCACAAGTTAGAGAGATGCGCCAGATTTTGAGCACTTTTCATCCAAATTTTTGTTATTATGAATATCCGGGAGGAGAACATTGGTACGGCGACCATTCTGTGGATTGGTTCCCTATTTTTGAATTCTTCAAACGTCAATCGATTCCCGCCAATAAAGAAGTCAAAGAAATTGATTTCTACACTGCTACGCCAGCAGTTTCTTCGACTGATTATTGGATAAAACTACAACAACAAATTCGTCCTTTTGATTTTTCAAATATCAATGCTAAAATTGATAAGCAACAAATTAATTTCAAAACTGATAATGTTTCTATACTTGAACTCGACTTACCTTCATTAGAATTAAAAGACGAAATCACAATAAATATCAACGATCAGGCTTTAAAAACTACCGCCGATAAAAAAGCGATTTTAGCTTTAAAAGATGGAAAATGGGCATTTATTAACGAAATCAACACTGCTGAAAAATACGCTGATCGCCAAGGTGGGTTCAAGTTTGCTTTCAATAACAATGTCGTTTTTGTCTATGCTACTGGCGGTTCAGCCCCAGAGCGTGAATGGTACCAAAACAGAGCCAGATTTGATGCGGAAACCTTTTATTACAGAGGAAACGGAAGCATTGATGTGATTCCTGACAGCGAATTTTCATTGAAAAAATACAAAGACCGAAATGTCATAATCTATGGAAATGCATCCAATAACAAAGCATGGAACTTATTACTGAAAAATTCGCCAATCCAAATTAACAACCAGCAAGTAAAAGTGGGTGATAAAATCCTTAAAGGAGATGATTTAGCCGCTTATTTCGTTTTACCAAGAAAAGACAGCAAAATTGCCATGGTAGGTGTTGTTGCTGGAACTTCGGAAGCTGGAATGAAAGCCACGTGGGCAAACAATTACATTTCGGGGATTACAGGTTTTCCTGATGTAATGATCTTTAAAGCCGACTTACTTTTAAAAGGTTTACCCGAAATGAAAGTGACCGGTTTCTTTGACAATGATTGGTCAACCAAAACATTAGAATTTCTGAATTAA
- a CDS encoding GH92 family glycosyl hydrolase, with the protein MQSNKFKISVLAMATMLFATPAFSQGKTKNEPKATYTQYVNPYIGSGGHGHVFVGANVPFGAVQLGPSTIFEGWDWCSGYNYSSNTILGFTHTHLSGTGIGDLNDILLLPATGKVPLNKAEKKDPNGYGSTFSHQNEVVKPGYYSVLLDKYNVKAELTTSERVGFHKYTFNSKDEAHILLDLTDGVGWDSPKQTMIQKTGSKTIVGYRHSKGWADDQRLFFAMEFSEEISNIALYDSIASKSGLQGEGKKMKAILDFKNKKGNVIMVKVGISPVSVENALANIKAEIPLWDFAKMVQNADAKWNKALAKIDIKANANTKTIFYTSFYHTMFAPSIFNDVNGDYRGTDKKVYKNSGFTNYTTFSLWDTYRALHPLYTITQQDKINDIVKTFLAIYQQQGRLPVWHLMGNETDCMNGNHSIAVIVDAYFKGYRNYDVNLAYEAIKKTAMQTRAGMDYVQKIQYIPADSQLETVANALEYAIDDWCIARMAKDLGKMDDYSYFTKRAELYKQYFDKNTGFMRGKLANGQWREPFNPLASSHRKDDYVEGNAWQYTWLVPQDPYGLIDLFGGDQKFIEKFDQLFTLTEKVAGEEASPDISGLIGQYAQGNEPSHHIPYLYAYVGQPWKTAKIVRQVFDQFYTTKIDGICGNEDVGQMSAWYVLSSMGFYAVNHANGIYVFGSPAIDEAIIHYKENVSFKMIAVNNSKANIYVQKVEYNGKPYTKSYITHDMIVKGGELKLYMGSQPSLTFGTAKADRPL; encoded by the coding sequence ATGCAGTCTAACAAATTTAAAATTTCGGTTCTTGCAATGGCAACTATGTTATTTGCAACGCCAGCTTTCTCTCAAGGAAAAACAAAAAATGAACCAAAAGCCACCTACACCCAATATGTAAATCCGTACATTGGTTCGGGTGGGCACGGTCACGTTTTTGTGGGAGCGAATGTTCCTTTTGGGGCGGTACAATTGGGACCTTCAACTATTTTTGAAGGTTGGGATTGGTGCAGTGGATATAATTATTCGAGCAATACTATTCTAGGTTTTACACACACCCATTTGAGCGGAACAGGGATTGGAGATTTGAACGACATTTTGTTGTTGCCTGCAACTGGAAAAGTACCTTTGAACAAAGCAGAGAAAAAAGATCCTAATGGTTATGGTTCTACTTTTTCGCATCAAAATGAAGTAGTGAAACCTGGTTATTACAGTGTTCTTTTGGACAAATACAATGTAAAAGCGGAATTAACGACCTCAGAAAGAGTTGGTTTTCACAAATATACTTTCAACTCAAAAGACGAAGCGCATATTTTATTAGACCTTACTGATGGTGTAGGTTGGGATAGCCCAAAACAAACGATGATCCAGAAAACAGGAAGCAAAACCATTGTCGGATATCGTCATTCAAAAGGCTGGGCCGATGACCAACGCTTGTTTTTTGCGATGGAATTCTCAGAAGAAATTTCGAACATTGCTTTGTATGACAGTATTGCTTCAAAAAGCGGACTTCAAGGCGAAGGAAAAAAAATGAAAGCCATTTTGGATTTCAAAAACAAAAAAGGAAATGTTATTATGGTGAAAGTCGGAATTTCACCAGTGAGTGTTGAAAATGCGTTGGCAAATATCAAAGCTGAAATTCCGCTTTGGGATTTCGCAAAAATGGTTCAAAATGCGGATGCTAAATGGAACAAAGCTTTAGCAAAAATAGATATCAAAGCCAATGCCAATACCAAAACTATTTTCTATACTTCTTTTTATCACACCATGTTTGCTCCATCAATTTTCAATGATGTGAATGGCGATTACAGAGGAACAGATAAAAAAGTCTATAAAAATAGTGGTTTCACCAATTACACAACGTTTTCATTGTGGGATACTTATCGAGCATTGCACCCACTCTACACTATTACACAACAAGACAAAATCAATGATATTGTAAAGACATTTTTGGCAATTTACCAACAACAAGGAAGATTACCGGTTTGGCATTTGATGGGGAATGAGACCGATTGTATGAACGGAAACCACTCGATTGCGGTAATTGTAGATGCTTATTTTAAAGGTTATCGCAATTATGACGTGAATTTGGCTTACGAAGCCATCAAAAAAACGGCTATGCAAACCCGAGCTGGAATGGATTATGTTCAAAAAATACAATATATCCCTGCTGATAGTCAATTGGAAACCGTTGCCAATGCTTTGGAATATGCAATCGATGATTGGTGTATTGCACGTATGGCTAAGGATTTAGGCAAAATGGACGACTACTCTTATTTCACTAAAAGAGCCGAATTGTACAAACAATACTTTGACAAAAACACTGGTTTCATGCGAGGAAAACTGGCTAACGGTCAATGGAGAGAACCATTCAATCCACTTGCTTCTTCTCACCGAAAAGACGATTATGTAGAAGGAAATGCTTGGCAATACACTTGGTTAGTTCCTCAGGATCCTTACGGTTTGATTGATTTATTTGGCGGAGACCAAAAATTCATCGAGAAATTCGATCAATTATTTACACTTACAGAAAAAGTGGCTGGCGAAGAAGCTTCTCCGGACATCAGCGGTCTGATTGGGCAATATGCTCAAGGAAATGAACCGAGCCATCATATTCCGTATTTATACGCTTACGTTGGACAGCCTTGGAAAACAGCTAAAATTGTTCGTCAGGTTTTCGACCAATTTTATACCACCAAAATTGACGGAATTTGTGGAAATGAAGATGTTGGACAAATGTCGGCTTGGTATGTATTATCGTCTATGGGATTCTATGCGGTGAACCATGCAAACGGAATATATGTTTTTGGAAGTCCTGCGATTGACGAAGCTATTATTCATTACAAAGAAAATGTGTCATTCAAAATGATTGCTGTGAATAACAGTAAAGCCAATATATATGTTCAAAAAGTGGAATACAACGGAAAACCTTATACAAAATCATATATTACACATGATATGATTGTAAAAGGCGGCGAACTTAAATTATATATGGGAAGCCAACCTTCATTGACTTTTGGAACTGCAAAAGCAGACAGACCTTTGTAA
- a CDS encoding glycoside hydrolase family 35 protein codes for MKKNLFSLFLFLLLITNAIGQKKHTFEIKDGNFILDGKNIQIHSGEMHYARIPKEYWRHRFQMMKAMGLNAVATYVFWNYHETAPGVWDFKTGNRNIAEYIKTAQEEGLYVILRPGPYVCAEWEFGGYPWFLQKVPGMVIRGNNPQYLAATKAYFTALYGQVKNLLVTNGGPIIMVQGENEFGSYVAQRKDISVEEHKKYSAAVFQQLKDVGFNVPFFTSDGSWLFAEGALPGALPTANGEDNVDKLKEVVNKFNGGKGPYMVAEFYPGWLDHWAEPFPKVSAENVAKQTKKYLDAGISFNYYMVHGGTNFGFTSGANYDGKHDIQPDLTSYDYDAPISEAGWATEKYNAIRELLKTPKTPAIPAKNNVISIPEIKLTKAVSLESLKDKIKPVNDEKPLTFEELNQGHGYVWYSKKFKQPISGKLELNGLRDYAIVYVNGEKVAELNSYYKKYECTIDVPFNATLDIIVENMGRINYGAKIINSTKGIISPVIINGETITGDWNMYPLPMDKMPNLADAKSNAKAGEPTLYQGTFSLSKKGDTFLDMRDWGKGIVFINGINIGRYWSVGPQQTLYVPGCWLKEGANEIVIFEQKNDKLQTSVKSIETPILEDLQPEKGEAK; via the coding sequence ATGAAAAAAAATCTATTCTCCCTTTTTCTTTTCCTTTTGTTGATTACAAATGCAATCGGGCAAAAAAAACATACGTTTGAAATTAAAGACGGTAACTTTATTTTGGATGGAAAAAACATTCAAATTCATAGCGGTGAGATGCATTATGCCCGAATTCCGAAAGAATATTGGCGCCACCGATTCCAAATGATGAAAGCAATGGGATTAAATGCCGTTGCGACTTATGTTTTCTGGAATTACCATGAAACGGCTCCGGGAGTTTGGGATTTTAAAACCGGAAACAGAAATATTGCCGAATACATCAAAACGGCTCAGGAAGAAGGACTTTATGTTATATTGCGTCCGGGGCCTTATGTTTGTGCTGAATGGGAATTTGGAGGCTATCCTTGGTTCCTCCAAAAAGTACCGGGAATGGTAATTCGTGGTAACAATCCGCAATATTTGGCTGCCACTAAAGCCTATTTCACGGCACTTTACGGTCAGGTTAAAAATTTATTGGTAACCAATGGTGGGCCAATTATTATGGTTCAGGGAGAAAATGAATTTGGTTCCTATGTTGCCCAACGAAAAGATATTTCGGTTGAAGAACATAAAAAATACAGTGCCGCGGTTTTCCAACAGTTAAAAGACGTTGGTTTCAACGTGCCTTTCTTCACTTCGGATGGAAGTTGGTTATTTGCCGAAGGTGCGCTTCCGGGAGCATTACCAACTGCAAATGGTGAAGACAATGTGGACAAACTAAAAGAGGTAGTAAATAAATTCAATGGTGGAAAAGGTCCTTATATGGTAGCAGAATTCTACCCGGGCTGGCTAGATCACTGGGCGGAACCTTTCCCGAAAGTTAGTGCTGAAAATGTTGCCAAACAAACCAAAAAGTACCTTGACGCAGGAATTTCTTTCAACTACTATATGGTTCACGGAGGAACGAATTTCGGATTCACTTCAGGAGCCAATTACGACGGAAAACACGACATCCAACCAGATTTAACCTCTTACGATTATGACGCTCCAATTAGCGAAGCGGGTTGGGCTACCGAAAAATACAATGCTATCCGTGAATTGCTGAAAACACCAAAAACACCTGCTATTCCAGCCAAAAACAACGTGATTTCGATTCCGGAAATTAAATTGACCAAAGCGGTTTCATTGGAATCTTTGAAAGACAAAATCAAACCTGTAAATGATGAAAAACCGTTAACTTTTGAAGAGTTAAATCAAGGGCACGGTTATGTTTGGTACAGCAAAAAATTCAAACAGCCAATCAGCGGAAAACTAGAATTAAATGGTCTTCGCGACTATGCAATTGTTTATGTCAATGGTGAAAAAGTAGCCGAATTGAATAGTTACTACAAAAAATACGAATGCACGATCGATGTCCCTTTCAATGCGACTTTGGACATCATCGTTGAAAATATGGGACGTATTAATTACGGGGCAAAAATAATCAACAGTACCAAAGGGATTATTTCACCAGTCATTATAAACGGAGAAACCATCACGGGTGACTGGAATATGTATCCTCTACCAATGGACAAAATGCCGAATCTGGCTGATGCCAAAAGCAATGCAAAAGCAGGAGAACCAACCCTTTACCAAGGTACTTTCAGTCTTTCCAAAAAGGGAGATACTTTCCTAGACATGCGTGATTGGGGCAAAGGAATTGTCTTTATCAACGGAATAAATATTGGGCGTTACTGGAGTGTTGGGCCACAACAAACCTTATATGTTCCGGGTTGTTGGCTGAAAGAAGGGGCTAACGAAATTGTAATTTTCGAACAAAAAAATGACAAGCTTCAAACAAGCGTTAAATCGATCGAAACACCAATTTTAGAAGATTTACAACCTGAAAAAGGCGAAGCTAAATAA
- a CDS encoding beta-mannosidase, with protein MNRIRKNNLSALLLLAGMWFLGTSCSSNKEKLSMEIDKGWQFREVTKNDWHSATVPGEVHTDLLKNKLIPDPFYRDNEKKLVWIEKKDWEYKTNFNVSPEFLKKKNNLLVFDGLDTYATVYINGIEVLKTNNMFRQWSADVKQNLKAENNELRIIFKSAQNVVDSLAKKDLPYVIPDNPRCYVRKAQYHFGWDWGPKFTTCGIWKAVRLEAFDEKEAEEEYKAPHKYELVQEKDTAGASFYFKIDDKAVYMKGANYIPSDAFLSRMTHAEYDKVIATAKDANMNMLRVWGGGIYENDYFYDLCDKNGIYIWQDFMFAGTMVPGDKDFFDNVKEEVKYQVKRLRHHPSVVVWCGNNEIDEAFKNWGWQKQFKINKKDSIRLWSDYKRLFQDSIPKWVKEVDPSRPYVSSSPLFGWGKKESIKQGDSHYWGTWWGLEDIEIVNKKTGRFVSEYGMQAMPNYSTIEKITQEEDRKLYSDVLKAHQKAGKGFTKLNSYIQRYFKDTTHVKTWSVKDYTYLTQCLQYYSFKNIIAIHRSKEPYNMGTLLWQLNDCWPVASWSITDYYNRQPKAAWYAVKEAYRDDVKPTIDKVRPIDLKLKNPQITFKVEGDNITLKATKGAKFVWIDIKGYTGRLSDNYFDLKAGEEKTISIQTPISKPQITITSLFDVLSRNK; from the coding sequence ATGAATAGAATCAGAAAAAACAATTTAAGTGCATTGTTGCTTTTGGCAGGAATGTGGTTTTTAGGAACAAGCTGTTCGAGCAATAAAGAAAAACTTTCGATGGAAATCGATAAGGGTTGGCAATTCAGAGAAGTAACAAAAAATGATTGGCATTCTGCTACAGTTCCAGGCGAAGTTCATACTGATTTATTGAAAAATAAATTGATTCCGGATCCATTCTATCGTGACAATGAGAAAAAATTGGTTTGGATTGAGAAGAAAGACTGGGAATACAAAACCAATTTTAATGTTTCTCCCGAGTTTTTGAAAAAGAAAAATAATCTTTTGGTTTTCGACGGATTAGACACTTACGCCACTGTTTATATCAACGGAATTGAGGTTTTAAAAACCAACAATATGTTCCGTCAATGGTCTGCTGATGTGAAACAAAATTTGAAAGCGGAGAATAACGAATTGAGAATCATATTCAAATCGGCTCAAAATGTGGTTGATTCATTGGCTAAAAAAGATTTGCCCTATGTTATTCCGGACAATCCGAGATGTTATGTTCGTAAAGCGCAATATCATTTTGGCTGGGATTGGGGACCAAAATTCACCACTTGTGGGATTTGGAAAGCAGTTCGTTTAGAAGCATTCGACGAAAAAGAAGCTGAAGAAGAATACAAGGCACCTCATAAATACGAATTGGTTCAGGAAAAAGACACTGCAGGAGCTTCGTTTTATTTCAAGATTGATGATAAAGCAGTGTATATGAAAGGAGCAAATTACATTCCATCAGATGCGTTTTTATCAAGAATGACTCATGCAGAATATGACAAAGTGATTGCTACAGCCAAAGATGCCAACATGAACATGCTTCGTGTTTGGGGTGGCGGAATCTATGAAAATGATTATTTCTATGATTTGTGTGATAAAAACGGAATCTACATTTGGCAGGATTTCATGTTTGCCGGAACGATGGTTCCCGGTGACAAAGATTTCTTTGATAATGTAAAAGAAGAAGTAAAATATCAAGTTAAACGCTTACGCCACCATCCGTCGGTTGTGGTTTGGTGCGGGAATAACGAAATTGACGAAGCTTTCAAAAATTGGGGTTGGCAAAAGCAATTCAAAATAAATAAGAAAGATTCTATCCGTTTATGGAGTGACTACAAAAGACTGTTTCAAGACAGTATCCCAAAATGGGTAAAAGAAGTAGATCCATCGCGTCCTTACGTAAGCAGTTCTCCCCTATTTGGTTGGGGCAAAAAAGAAAGCATCAAACAAGGAGACAGTCACTATTGGGGAACCTGGTGGGGACTTGAAGACATTGAAATTGTGAATAAAAAAACAGGTCGTTTTGTGAGCGAATACGGAATGCAGGCGATGCCAAATTATTCTACGATTGAAAAAATCACTCAGGAAGAAGATAGAAAATTGTATTCGGATGTGTTGAAAGCGCACCAAAAAGCGGGTAAAGGATTTACAAAATTAAATAGTTATATTCAACGCTATTTCAAGGATACAACACACGTAAAAACTTGGTCTGTCAAAGATTATACTTATTTGACTCAATGTTTACAATATTATTCTTTTAAAAACATCATTGCGATTCATCGTTCCAAAGAACCATACAATATGGGGACTTTATTGTGGCAGTTGAACGATTGTTGGCCGGTTGCGAGCTGGAGTATTACAGATTATTATAACCGCCAGCCAAAAGCCGCTTGGTACGCTGTAAAAGAAGCCTACCGTGACGATGTAAAACCAACAATCGACAAGGTTCGCCCAATTGATTTGAAATTGAAAAATCCTCAAATCACTTTCAAAGTTGAGGGTGACAATATCACTTTGAAAGCTACAAAAGGCGCCAAATTTGTATGGATTGATATAAAAGGTTACACTGGCAGATTAAGTGATAATTATTTTGATTTGAAAGCTGGTGAAGAAAAAACTATTTCGATTCAAACTCCGATTTCAAAACCGCAAATCACGATTACTTCGTTGTTTGATGTTTTGAGTAGAAACAAATAA
- a CDS encoding endonuclease/exonuclease/phosphatase family protein, whose translation MRKSILVLGILFALANANAQTKAQSSLNIMTFNIRYDNPGDGLNNWQNRKENALKMVRFNEIDILGMQEVLAHQLKDFTTNLTEYTAIGVGREDGKEKGEYSPILFNKNKFTLIKSGYFWLSQTPEKPGKGWDAACERIATWVQLKEKATGKKVFVLNTHFDHIGEVARRESVNLIKSKITQLSEGMPQIMMGDLNATPDSSVILALLAPEKSLTLLDSKKLAPIVYGPNWSFHDFGKIPFKDRPLIDYILVTKGITVKKYAVFAETLNDLCLSDHAPVFINISL comes from the coding sequence ATGAGAAAATCCATCTTGGTTTTAGGAATATTATTTGCGTTAGCCAACGCAAATGCGCAGACCAAAGCGCAATCGAGTCTGAATATAATGACATTCAATATCCGTTATGACAATCCGGGTGACGGTTTGAACAATTGGCAAAACCGAAAAGAAAACGCTTTAAAAATGGTTCGTTTCAATGAGATTGATATTTTGGGAATGCAGGAAGTTTTGGCACATCAGTTAAAGGATTTCACTACTAACTTGACTGAATATACTGCGATTGGTGTTGGTCGCGAAGATGGAAAAGAAAAAGGAGAATACAGCCCAATCCTTTTCAACAAAAATAAATTTACCCTAATCAAGTCAGGCTATTTCTGGTTGAGTCAAACACCGGAAAAACCAGGAAAAGGTTGGGATGCTGCATGTGAACGTATTGCTACTTGGGTACAATTGAAAGAGAAAGCAACTGGAAAAAAAGTCTTCGTTTTGAATACTCATTTTGATCACATAGGCGAAGTTGCCAGACGTGAAAGTGTAAATTTGATAAAATCAAAAATCACACAACTAAGTGAAGGAATGCCTCAAATTATGATGGGTGATTTGAATGCAACGCCCGATTCATCAGTGATATTGGCATTGTTAGCACCTGAAAAATCATTAACTCTCTTAGATTCGAAAAAACTGGCACCAATTGTTTACGGTCCAAATTGGTCTTTTCATGATTTTGGAAAAATTCCATTCAAAGACAGACCGCTTATCGATTATATTTTGGTAACCAAAGGAATCACAGTGAAAAAGTACGCTGTTTTTGCTGAAACGCTAAATGACCTTTGTCTTTCTGATCACGCACCCGTTTTCATCAATATTTCTCTTTAA